A DNA window from Hevea brasiliensis isolate MT/VB/25A 57/8 chromosome 2, ASM3005281v1, whole genome shotgun sequence contains the following coding sequences:
- the LOC110657534 gene encoding enhancer of mRNA-decapping protein 4 isoform X1, producing MASPNQQTPQFDMHKFFMPTTTATSQNSSPNLIIPPPTSIPSSSYPPPTGTHSNFPFQFPQQFHHVPSYAPPHDNHTHNHHHPPSPISNMPPQRSLSYPTPPLQPQPQPQPQQQQQQNPSPRNNNDRSGAEIMALLRPPPLLNQDPTPPPPQQHQLQLQLQHQHTPEFSNIVPPLGPIRMPSSKMPKGRRISGDHVVYDVDVRLQGEVQPQLEVTPITKYTSDPQLCLGRQIAVNKSYICYGLKQGNIRILNINTALRSLFRTQSQRVTDMAFFTEDVHLLASVGIDGRINVWKISEGPDEEDKPQITGKTVIAVQIVGEGDIKNPRVCWHCYKQEILVVGVGKRVLRIDTNKVGKTGVYSSEVPLQCPVEKLIDGIQLVGKHDGEVTDLSMCQWMTTRLVSASMDGTIKIWEDLKLVPLVVLRPHDGLPVYSATFLTATNRPDHIILITAGPQNQELKIWVSAKEEGWLLPSDADSLNCNQTLELKSSAEPRTEEAFFNQVVALSQVGLLLLANAKRNAIYAVHLDYGPNPAASRMDYISEFTVTMPILSLTGTSDVLHGQCVAQVYCVQTQAIQQYTLDLCQCLPPLLENVGSEKSDPNVSHDLANVEGVAPLDSRGSNFSDIPTSSASVDAATLHHISSSNSPSTPPVLTPSASDTEITCVTSSPLFLTRKVLTEVTVAGRLEPGPPPGDQSLNQPVIDYSVDQKMDTIHANVSNVTSLDSDSRTDEMKGTQDGNSGILNPPIVFKHPTHLITPSEILMGASSPSNNNDEVKTEVETNIQEVVVINNVSNAEVEVKVVGETNSTQKDEFGHRGEPKNPISENKEKYFCSQASDLGIEMARECCSISAETYTMEEPQQVDFNDAAEFLAQLSHTSEEEVHDSTKDTSRKVSESSMPAIVQQSTTPNMKGKKQKGKNSQATGPSSSSPSAFNSTDSSNEPNGTSSLPSIEVAFPQIFAMQEMLNQISTLSLETNLGREMGGLKAEELVTTQKEMQKQMSNVVAVPVSKECRRLEAAVGRSIEKAVKANTDALWARFQEENAQNEKLLRDRTQQIASMISNFVNKDLTAMLEKAVKKELASVGPAIARSMSPVIEKTISSAIAESFQRGVGDKAVNQLEKSVNSKLEATVARQIQAQFQISGKQALQDALKAGLEASVVPAFEMSCKAMFEQVDSTFRKGLVEHTTTAQQHFESAHSSLALALREAINSASSLTQTLSGELAESQRKLVALVAAGANSNAANPLVTQLSNGPLAGLREKVETHLDPTKDLSRLISEHKYDEAFTIALQRSDVSIVSWLCSQVDLCGILAMVPLPLSQGVLLSLLQQLACDVSKDTARKLVWMTDVAAAINPADHMIAMHVRPIFDQVSQILHHQRSSPTITGVELSTIRVLLHVINSVLVTYK from the exons ATGGCATCCCCAAATCAACAAACCCCACAGTTTGATATGCACAAATTCTTCATGCCCACAACCACAGCAACCAGCCAAAACTCTTCTCCCAATCTCATCATTCCTCCTCCTACATCAATCCCTTCTTCTTCTTATCCTCCTCCTACTGGTACCCACTCCAACTTCCCCTTCCAATTCCCACAGCAATTCCACCATGTCCCCTCGTATGCTCCTCCCCATGACAACCATACCCATAACCACCATCACCCTCCTTCTCCTATCTCTAATATGCCACCGCAGCGCTCTTTGTCGTATCCTACGCCTCCTCTTCAACCCCAACctcaacctcagcctcaacagcaACAGCAGCAAAACCCTTCTCCTCGCAACAATAATGATCGTAGTGGGGCTGAAATCATGGCCCTCCTCCGCCCTCCTCCACTGCTTAATCAAGACCCAACACCGCCACCGCCTCAGCAGCATCAGCTTCAGCTTCAGCTTCAGCATCAGCATACCCCGGAATTCAGCAACATTGTTCCACCTCTGGGACCCATTAGGATGCCGAGCAGCAAGATGCCCAAGGGCAGGCGAATTTCGGGTGATCATGTGGTGTATGATGTGGATGTGAGGTTGCAAGGGGAGGTTCAGCCTCAGCTTGAGGTTACCCCCATCACTAAATACACTTCGGATCCTCAGCTGTGCTTGGGAAGGCAAATTGCTGTCAATAAATCTTACATTTGTTATGGGTTGAAGCAGGGAAATATTAGGATTCTTAACATCAATACCGCATTGAGGTCCTTGTTTCGCACCCAATCTCAG AGGGTCACTGACATGGCTTTCTTCACTGAGGATGTTCATCTCTTAGCTAG TGTTGGCATAGATGGACGGATAAATGTCTGGAAAATTTCTGAAGGTCCAGATGAGGAAGATAAGCCACAAATTACTGGAAAGACTGTTATTGCTGTTCAAATAGTAGGAGAGGGGGACATTAAAAATCCACGAGTTTGTTGGCATTGCTATAAACAA GAAATTTTGGTAGTTGGGGTTGGTAAACGTGTTCTTAGAATTGATACTAACAAAGTTGGAAAGACTGGAGTCTATTCATCAGAGGTTCCTCTTCAGTGTCCTGTTGAAAAACTGATTGATGGTATCCAGTTGGTTGGTAAACATGATGGAGAAGTTACTGATTTATCAATGTGCCAGTGGATGACTACCCGTTTGGTTTCTGCTTCTATGGATGGCACG ATTAAGATTTGGGAGGATCTCAAGTTGGTTCCTCTTGTGGTATTGAGACCGCATGATGGCCTGCCTGTTTACTCGGCTACCTTCTTGACTGCGACCAACCGACCAGATCACATCATCCTTATCACAGCG GGGCCCCAGAATCAGGAATTGAAAATCTGGGTCTCAgccaaagaagaaggatggctttTACCTAGTGATGCTGATTCATTGAATTGCAACCAGACCTTAGAACTGAAGAGTTCAGCTGAACCTCGAACTGAAGAGGCATTCTTCAATCAAGTTGTAGCTCTGTCCCAAGTGGGTCTCCTCTTACTTGCAAATGCGAAGAGGAATGCCATATATGCTGTACACTTGGATTATGGTCCTAATCCAGCGGCATCTCGCATGGATTACATATCAGAGTTTACTGTTACCATGCCTATCTTGAGTTTAACAGGGACTAGTGATGTTTTACATGGCCAATGTGTTGCTCAGGTTTATTGCGTCCAGACACAGGCTATTCAGCAGTATACTTTGGACTTGTGCCAGTGCTTGCCGCCACTGTTGGAGAATGTGGGTTCAGAGAAGTCAGATCCCAATGTTTCACATGATCTAGCTAATGTTGAAGGAGTTGCTCCTTTGGACTCACGTGGAAGCAACTTTTCTGACATCCCTACAAGCTCTGCTTCTGTTGATGCAGCCACTTTGCATCATATTTCCTCTTCTAATAGTCCCTCTACGCCTCCAGTTTTGACCCCTTCAGCTAGTGACACTGAGATCACATGTGTTACATCATCTCCTCTTTTCTTGACGCGCAAGGTTTTAACAGAGGTTACGGTTGCAGGAAGGCTTGAGCCAGGTCCTCCACCTGGTGACCAAAGTTTAAATCAGCCAGTCATTGATTATTCAGTTGACCAGAAAATGGACACTATTCACGCAAATGTATCAAATGTTACTTCCTTGGATAGTGACTCAAGGACTGATGAGATGAAAGGCACACAAGATGGAAATTCTGGCATCCTTAATCCGCCTATCGTGTTTAAACACCCAACGCATCTGATAACTCCTTCCGAGATTCTAATGGGTGCTTCATCTCCTAGTAATAATAATGATGAGGTCAAGACTGAGGTTGAAACAAATATTCAAGAAGTTGTTGTCATTAATAATGTCAGTAATGCAGAGGTGGAGGTTAAAGTAGTTGGTGAAACAAACTCTACTCAGAAAGATGAATTTGGTCACCGTGGAGAACCTAAAAACCCCATTTCAGAAAACAAGGAAAAATATTTTTGTTCCCAGGCTTCAGATCTTGGTATTGAGATGGCCAGGGAGTGTTGTTCCATATCAGCAGAAACTTATACAATGGAGGAACCtcagcaagttgattttaatgatgCGGCTGAGTTTCTTGCCCAATTGTCTCATACAAGCGAGGAAGAAGTCCATGACTCCACAAAAGATACATCACGGAAAGTTTCTGAATCAAGTATGCCTGCAATAGTTCAACAATCAACAACTCCAAATATGAAGGGGAAGAAGCAGAAGGGGAAAAATTCTCAAGCAACAggtccatcttcttcttctcctagtgCTTTTAATTCAACAGATTCGTCCAATGAGCCAAATGGCACTTCAAGTCTCCCATCTATTGAAGTTGCCTTTCCTCAAATTTTTGCTATGCAGGAGATGCTTAATCAG ATTTCTACCCTGAGTTTGGAAACAAATTTAGGAAGGGAAATGGGAGGACTGAAAGCTGAAGAG CTAGTGACCACACAAAAAGAAATGCAGAAGCAAATGTCAAATGTGGTTGCTGTCCCTGTTTCAAAAGAATGTAGAAGACTAGAAGCAGCTGTAGGACGGAGCATTGAGAAAGCTGTGAAGGCAAATACTGATGCATTATGGGCTCGTTTTCAAGAAGAGAATGCACAAAATGAGAAGTTATTGCGAGATCGCACACAGCAAATAGCAAGTATGATCTCTAACTTTGTCAATAAGGATTTGACAGCAATGTTAGAGAAAGCAGTGAAGAAAGAATTGGCTTCAGTTGGGCCAGCTATAGCTCGTTCAATGTCTCCAGTCATTGAGAAAACAATATCTTCAGCTATTGCAGAGTCGTTCCAG AGAGGAGTAGGTGATAAGGCAGTGAATCAGCTGGAGAAATCAGTTAATTCAAAACTTGAAGCAACTGTTGCTAGGCAAATTCAAGCACAGTTCCAAATTTCTGGAAAACAAGCTCTCCAG GATGCCTTGAAGGCTGGTTTGGAAGCTTCTGTGGTCCCTGCCTTTGAGATGTCGTGCAAAGCTATGTTTGAGCAAGTAGACTCAACCTTCCGTAAAGGGTTGGTTGAACATACGACTACAGCTCAACAGCATTTTGAATCTGCACATTCTTCATTGGCCCTGGCTTTAAGA GAAGCCATCAACTCTGCTTCATCATTGACTCAAACATTAAGCGGGGAATTGGCTGAAAGTCAAAGGAAGCTGGTAGCTCTTGTTGCTGCTGGTGCAAACTCGAATGCAGCAAATCCCTTGGTTACACAACTGAGCAATGGACCTTTGGCTGGCCTCCGTGAAAAG GTTGAGACGCATTTGGATCCAACAAAAGACCTATCAAGATTGATATCCGAACACAAATACGATGAGGCCTTCACCATTGCCCTGCAAAGAAGTGATGTGTCGATTGTATCTTGGTTATGTTCTCAG GTTGATTTGTGTGGGATCTTAGCAATGGTTCCTCTCCCATTAAGCCAAGGAGTATTGCTCTCTCTCCTACAGCAGTTGGCCTGTGATGTTAGCAAGGATACAGCTCGAAAGCTGGTGTGGATGACAGATGTGGCAGCCGCCATAAACCCAGCAGACCATATGATTGCAATGCACGTGCGGCCTATCTTTGATCAAGTATCTCAGATCCTACACCATCAACGGAGCTCACCTACGATCACTGGTGTTGAGCTCTCAACCATCCGTGTTCTCTTGCATGTCATCAACTCCGTGCTGGTGACCTATAAATGA
- the LOC110657534 gene encoding enhancer of mRNA-decapping protein 4 isoform X2 has translation MASPNQQTPQFDMHKFFMPTTTATSQNSSPNLIIPPPTSIPSSSYPPPTGTHSNFPFQFPQQFHHVPSYAPPHDNHTHNHHHPPSPISNMPPQRSLSYPTPPLQPQPQPQPQQQQQQNPSPRNNNDRSGAEIMALLRPPPLLNQDPTPPPPQQHQLQLQLQHQHTPEFSNIVPPLGPIRMPSSKMPKGRRISGDHVVYDVDVRLQGEVQPQLEVTPITKYTSDPQLCLGRQIAVNKSYICYGLKQGNIRILNINTALRSLFRTQSQRVTDMAFFTEDVHLLASVGIDGRINVWKISEGPDEEDKPQITGKTVIAVQIVGEGDIKNPRVCWHCYKQEILVVGVGKRVLRIDTNKVGKTGVYSSEVPLQCPVEKLIDGIQLVGKHDGEVTDLSMCQWMTTRLVSASMDGTIKIWEDLKLVPLVVLRPHDGLPVYSATFLTATNRPDHIILITAGPQNQELKIWVSAKEEGWLLPSDADSLNCNQTLELKSSAEPRTEEAFFNQVVALSQVGLLLLANAKRNAIYAVHLDYGPNPAASRMDYISEFTVTMPILSLTGTSDVLHGQCVAQVYCVQTQAIQQYTLDLCQCLPPLLENVGSEKSDPNVSHDLANVEGVAPLDSRGSNFSDIPTSSASVDAATLHHISSSNSPSTPPVLTPSASDTEITCVTSSPLFLTRKVLTEVTVAGRLEPGPPPGDQSLNQPVIDYSVDQKMDTIHANVSNVTSLDSDSRTDEMKGTQDGNSGILNPPIVFKHPTHLITPSEILMGASSPSNNNDEVKTEVETNIQEVVVINNVSNAEVEVKVVGETNSTQKDEFGHRGEPKNPISENKEKYFCSQASDLGIEMARECCSISAETYTMEEPQQVDFNDAAEFLAQLSHTSEEEVHDSTKDTSRKVSESSMPAIVQQSTTPNMKGKKQKGKNSQATGPSSSSPSAFNSTDSSNEPNGTSSLPSIEVAFPQIFAMQEMLNQLVTTQKEMQKQMSNVVAVPVSKECRRLEAAVGRSIEKAVKANTDALWARFQEENAQNEKLLRDRTQQIASMISNFVNKDLTAMLEKAVKKELASVGPAIARSMSPVIEKTISSAIAESFQRGVGDKAVNQLEKSVNSKLEATVARQIQAQFQISGKQALQDALKAGLEASVVPAFEMSCKAMFEQVDSTFRKGLVEHTTTAQQHFESAHSSLALALREAINSASSLTQTLSGELAESQRKLVALVAAGANSNAANPLVTQLSNGPLAGLREKVETHLDPTKDLSRLISEHKYDEAFTIALQRSDVSIVSWLCSQVDLCGILAMVPLPLSQGVLLSLLQQLACDVSKDTARKLVWMTDVAAAINPADHMIAMHVRPIFDQVSQILHHQRSSPTITGVELSTIRVLLHVINSVLVTYK, from the exons ATGGCATCCCCAAATCAACAAACCCCACAGTTTGATATGCACAAATTCTTCATGCCCACAACCACAGCAACCAGCCAAAACTCTTCTCCCAATCTCATCATTCCTCCTCCTACATCAATCCCTTCTTCTTCTTATCCTCCTCCTACTGGTACCCACTCCAACTTCCCCTTCCAATTCCCACAGCAATTCCACCATGTCCCCTCGTATGCTCCTCCCCATGACAACCATACCCATAACCACCATCACCCTCCTTCTCCTATCTCTAATATGCCACCGCAGCGCTCTTTGTCGTATCCTACGCCTCCTCTTCAACCCCAACctcaacctcagcctcaacagcaACAGCAGCAAAACCCTTCTCCTCGCAACAATAATGATCGTAGTGGGGCTGAAATCATGGCCCTCCTCCGCCCTCCTCCACTGCTTAATCAAGACCCAACACCGCCACCGCCTCAGCAGCATCAGCTTCAGCTTCAGCTTCAGCATCAGCATACCCCGGAATTCAGCAACATTGTTCCACCTCTGGGACCCATTAGGATGCCGAGCAGCAAGATGCCCAAGGGCAGGCGAATTTCGGGTGATCATGTGGTGTATGATGTGGATGTGAGGTTGCAAGGGGAGGTTCAGCCTCAGCTTGAGGTTACCCCCATCACTAAATACACTTCGGATCCTCAGCTGTGCTTGGGAAGGCAAATTGCTGTCAATAAATCTTACATTTGTTATGGGTTGAAGCAGGGAAATATTAGGATTCTTAACATCAATACCGCATTGAGGTCCTTGTTTCGCACCCAATCTCAG AGGGTCACTGACATGGCTTTCTTCACTGAGGATGTTCATCTCTTAGCTAG TGTTGGCATAGATGGACGGATAAATGTCTGGAAAATTTCTGAAGGTCCAGATGAGGAAGATAAGCCACAAATTACTGGAAAGACTGTTATTGCTGTTCAAATAGTAGGAGAGGGGGACATTAAAAATCCACGAGTTTGTTGGCATTGCTATAAACAA GAAATTTTGGTAGTTGGGGTTGGTAAACGTGTTCTTAGAATTGATACTAACAAAGTTGGAAAGACTGGAGTCTATTCATCAGAGGTTCCTCTTCAGTGTCCTGTTGAAAAACTGATTGATGGTATCCAGTTGGTTGGTAAACATGATGGAGAAGTTACTGATTTATCAATGTGCCAGTGGATGACTACCCGTTTGGTTTCTGCTTCTATGGATGGCACG ATTAAGATTTGGGAGGATCTCAAGTTGGTTCCTCTTGTGGTATTGAGACCGCATGATGGCCTGCCTGTTTACTCGGCTACCTTCTTGACTGCGACCAACCGACCAGATCACATCATCCTTATCACAGCG GGGCCCCAGAATCAGGAATTGAAAATCTGGGTCTCAgccaaagaagaaggatggctttTACCTAGTGATGCTGATTCATTGAATTGCAACCAGACCTTAGAACTGAAGAGTTCAGCTGAACCTCGAACTGAAGAGGCATTCTTCAATCAAGTTGTAGCTCTGTCCCAAGTGGGTCTCCTCTTACTTGCAAATGCGAAGAGGAATGCCATATATGCTGTACACTTGGATTATGGTCCTAATCCAGCGGCATCTCGCATGGATTACATATCAGAGTTTACTGTTACCATGCCTATCTTGAGTTTAACAGGGACTAGTGATGTTTTACATGGCCAATGTGTTGCTCAGGTTTATTGCGTCCAGACACAGGCTATTCAGCAGTATACTTTGGACTTGTGCCAGTGCTTGCCGCCACTGTTGGAGAATGTGGGTTCAGAGAAGTCAGATCCCAATGTTTCACATGATCTAGCTAATGTTGAAGGAGTTGCTCCTTTGGACTCACGTGGAAGCAACTTTTCTGACATCCCTACAAGCTCTGCTTCTGTTGATGCAGCCACTTTGCATCATATTTCCTCTTCTAATAGTCCCTCTACGCCTCCAGTTTTGACCCCTTCAGCTAGTGACACTGAGATCACATGTGTTACATCATCTCCTCTTTTCTTGACGCGCAAGGTTTTAACAGAGGTTACGGTTGCAGGAAGGCTTGAGCCAGGTCCTCCACCTGGTGACCAAAGTTTAAATCAGCCAGTCATTGATTATTCAGTTGACCAGAAAATGGACACTATTCACGCAAATGTATCAAATGTTACTTCCTTGGATAGTGACTCAAGGACTGATGAGATGAAAGGCACACAAGATGGAAATTCTGGCATCCTTAATCCGCCTATCGTGTTTAAACACCCAACGCATCTGATAACTCCTTCCGAGATTCTAATGGGTGCTTCATCTCCTAGTAATAATAATGATGAGGTCAAGACTGAGGTTGAAACAAATATTCAAGAAGTTGTTGTCATTAATAATGTCAGTAATGCAGAGGTGGAGGTTAAAGTAGTTGGTGAAACAAACTCTACTCAGAAAGATGAATTTGGTCACCGTGGAGAACCTAAAAACCCCATTTCAGAAAACAAGGAAAAATATTTTTGTTCCCAGGCTTCAGATCTTGGTATTGAGATGGCCAGGGAGTGTTGTTCCATATCAGCAGAAACTTATACAATGGAGGAACCtcagcaagttgattttaatgatgCGGCTGAGTTTCTTGCCCAATTGTCTCATACAAGCGAGGAAGAAGTCCATGACTCCACAAAAGATACATCACGGAAAGTTTCTGAATCAAGTATGCCTGCAATAGTTCAACAATCAACAACTCCAAATATGAAGGGGAAGAAGCAGAAGGGGAAAAATTCTCAAGCAACAggtccatcttcttcttctcctagtgCTTTTAATTCAACAGATTCGTCCAATGAGCCAAATGGCACTTCAAGTCTCCCATCTATTGAAGTTGCCTTTCCTCAAATTTTTGCTATGCAGGAGATGCTTAATCAG CTAGTGACCACACAAAAAGAAATGCAGAAGCAAATGTCAAATGTGGTTGCTGTCCCTGTTTCAAAAGAATGTAGAAGACTAGAAGCAGCTGTAGGACGGAGCATTGAGAAAGCTGTGAAGGCAAATACTGATGCATTATGGGCTCGTTTTCAAGAAGAGAATGCACAAAATGAGAAGTTATTGCGAGATCGCACACAGCAAATAGCAAGTATGATCTCTAACTTTGTCAATAAGGATTTGACAGCAATGTTAGAGAAAGCAGTGAAGAAAGAATTGGCTTCAGTTGGGCCAGCTATAGCTCGTTCAATGTCTCCAGTCATTGAGAAAACAATATCTTCAGCTATTGCAGAGTCGTTCCAG AGAGGAGTAGGTGATAAGGCAGTGAATCAGCTGGAGAAATCAGTTAATTCAAAACTTGAAGCAACTGTTGCTAGGCAAATTCAAGCACAGTTCCAAATTTCTGGAAAACAAGCTCTCCAG GATGCCTTGAAGGCTGGTTTGGAAGCTTCTGTGGTCCCTGCCTTTGAGATGTCGTGCAAAGCTATGTTTGAGCAAGTAGACTCAACCTTCCGTAAAGGGTTGGTTGAACATACGACTACAGCTCAACAGCATTTTGAATCTGCACATTCTTCATTGGCCCTGGCTTTAAGA GAAGCCATCAACTCTGCTTCATCATTGACTCAAACATTAAGCGGGGAATTGGCTGAAAGTCAAAGGAAGCTGGTAGCTCTTGTTGCTGCTGGTGCAAACTCGAATGCAGCAAATCCCTTGGTTACACAACTGAGCAATGGACCTTTGGCTGGCCTCCGTGAAAAG GTTGAGACGCATTTGGATCCAACAAAAGACCTATCAAGATTGATATCCGAACACAAATACGATGAGGCCTTCACCATTGCCCTGCAAAGAAGTGATGTGTCGATTGTATCTTGGTTATGTTCTCAG GTTGATTTGTGTGGGATCTTAGCAATGGTTCCTCTCCCATTAAGCCAAGGAGTATTGCTCTCTCTCCTACAGCAGTTGGCCTGTGATGTTAGCAAGGATACAGCTCGAAAGCTGGTGTGGATGACAGATGTGGCAGCCGCCATAAACCCAGCAGACCATATGATTGCAATGCACGTGCGGCCTATCTTTGATCAAGTATCTCAGATCCTACACCATCAACGGAGCTCACCTACGATCACTGGTGTTGAGCTCTCAACCATCCGTGTTCTCTTGCATGTCATCAACTCCGTGCTGGTGACCTATAAATGA